In the Brettanomyces nanus chromosome 1, complete sequence genome, TTTCACCAGAGTTTCTGATCAAATCGATGATCCTTTTCTCGTAAGGTGACAATCCAGCCACTTCCTTGATCAAGGATCTAACGAATAGTGCTCTCTTGGTGGCTCTACCTTTTCTTTGCGATGGTTTTGGAGCAACTTCCTTTGACACGACCTTGTGGCCCTTGTTGAGACCGACAGCAATTCCTAGACATCTTGGTTAGTATAAAGTTGTTTGGTGAACACTAGTGGAACATTGGAGTTAAATAGTCTCCTTTCAGCAGTCATACATACCAGACTTAGCCATTTTATGTATCTCTGTATATCTTTAGTACCGTAGTaacaagaaaaaacaaagcGAATTCAATATTACCTTAATTAAAGGAAGCacctaaaatttttcagcttcGCCAATCTCCGTTCACTTtttaaaaatttttttttcattccAAACCCTTTTTTTGATGTCACGTGACTTCAATCGCGACCTCGTTCGCGATCCTAAGGTGCAAGGGGTAAATTAGATAGATCTTTCACTATGTACAGAATTAATATTGAAGATACGTTATATGTCGAAATTACAGCTTCACATCATCGAGATCTACGTCGTTTGCCTCGCACTCTCTCAAAATGTCTGCGAATGGAGTTTCGGCATGATCGATGCTGAACTGCGCAAATTTCATTACTTCAGGTGTATTAAGCTTAACTTTAGGGAATAGTTTAGTCAGTAGTTTTCTTCTACCAACTGTCAACTTTATGGGCTCACCTTTGTAGTTTCCCCTGTAAAACACTTTCACATCTTTACCCTCGGCTGTTTTCACCACTTCATAATTTGGAGGTTGATTAGCGACTTGACGTGCTTTCAGTATATTATATCTTAACCTCCAGCCAAACAGTCCCAATTCCTTCACTCTCGCAGCCTTATCTTTAGTGACATAGTTATCTAGACCACCCTCCTTGGTAATTGTCCGAAGAACTCGTGCAGTAAGCTTCATCTTAATTCCGTGGTTCAAAGCCTCCGACCATAACGTCTTAGAAATCACATTGGGAAGCCAAGGCCGTGGAGTTTTGTTACCCATCTCAGATACTTGAAATCCTTTACCTCTTTGTTGTCCGCCGTATAAACCTCGGTCTGATCTTTTGAAGAGTGTTGCCTCGCCGTATGGATAAGGAGGATATTTACTGGCCTCCTTGGGAATCCTTAGATACCAAGGCTTaatatctccttctttgtacTCGACAATCTTTTTCACATGTCGTCTCATGACTCTGTCGTATTTCCTTTCACAGCCAATTTGCGTTGTAGAAAATAGTCTAGTGAAGGGCTTCACACATTGCGAGAATTTGCTCAACGAACCCATCTTGACCGCCAAAGTTACTTAACAAGACACCTCAGTAAAACTCGAAGAAATAACGATAGCGCCTTGATTTTTGACGTCTCGAAATTCTCGCGACCCGGAAATGGAAACTTAAAAGTTATTGAACTATTTATTACCAAAGACGCTTCTTGGGTAGAGACCACTTTGATTTTCTATGTATTTCCTTTCTCAAACTCTCACGTTCTTTGTCCAAGGATGCTAACGTCTCCTCCAGTTGTGcattttcttccataaCTTCGAAGTTTCTCTCCATGGTTTTCTGGATTTCCAGATCCAAAGTGTTGGAGATTTCTCCACTAAAATCGACATGTAAATCGGTCTGTGTACTCAACTTGGCCAGCCGTGTAGTAGTTTCTGATATTTTCTCCTTTAGCTGCTGATTCTCCTCTCGAAGATTAGCTATCCCCACTTTACCCTTGACCATTTCGTTGGCTATTCCCACGTGTCCCTTATTAAGCGTAGCATAGGCAGCTTCAATCTGTCGAATATCCTTGAGTAATTCACTGTTCTGATTACGAAGCCCTTCCACTTCCTGCTTTCTCTCCCTTTCAAGTCTTTGGATCTCATTAAACTCGGCTTCATAACGGTTAAGCATAAGAGGGAGAATGTTGACATTCATTGAATCACTCACAAAGTCATCCAATCTATAAGTCTCAAGGCTGATTTCCCCCGAATCTGCTGTCAAGTAGTGGAAGAAAATCTgctctttcaaaaattcAAGTAGTTGGTCAAACCTCAACGTAAGCAAACGCTCGTGATTTTTTTGCATCAAGTTCAAAGCAAACCGGAGAATCGATTCAATACCCTCGGCAATGACAATATCATAAATTCGAAGAACCATATCAAGCGGGAATTTGTATCCAAAGAGAGTAAGGAACCATTGTGTAGCATACATGGAGGATTTCACTCCCTGCTTCTGCAAGTGAAGATACAAGTCCGGTAATTGATCCTCCAAAAGCCTGTCAAATTGATAcaacttcaaatgaagTCCTGGCATCTCCGGAAGATACAATTCACGGAATCCGTAGTTGTTCATGAGCTTCACTAGCATGCAAAATACCTCGCTAGCATCcatattcatcaataaAGGAACCGTAATGAATGCCATACCTTGCGTATATCCGACCTCTTTATCATACAGACTGTAGCATTTTATAACATCAAATAAGTCATCGATTTTGGTCCTCACCTCGCTATTCGTAACAAAACTAGTCCGAGCCAAATCTCTTtttatcaacttctcataACTACTGTTCCTCGTTTTACCTGTACGGTAAAATTCTTCGAGTAGCAAAGACTTCGAGTTACAAATGAGCTGCCAAACCATTCCTCTCAACTCTTTGGGTATACCGCGAGATATATTGTCAAGTAGCTCTTTTGGTTTCTCTCTAACAACAACACTATAATCATTCACTACGGCCGACCAGAACTCCCAATCGATTCCTTCAATTAATAACTCGTCATGGCTAATCTCGATGCCTGTTTTGATCTCGTTGAAAGTCTTTCTTAAGTTGTTTGCACACGTATTGACAGCCTCTTGGTCCCTTTCTGGCTGTAATAGCAGTGCCTCCTTATTCTCTCTGAACCTCGAGAGCGCCAAATTGAAATTCTCCGCCTTCTTTAGATATCTCATCGTTTCCTTAGTCGTTACCTCGTTACCATTCTTGCCAAAAGTAAACCACTTACGGAGACCTTCCAATGACGTTGATGACTTTGTCGATTTGAATGACGATGTCGACATGCTTTTTGCAGAGGTCTCGGTTTGTTGTGATTGGGAATCAACCGAATTGGCTGTCGACTCTGTTGATTCTGTATGGCCTACCGTCTGTGCCATTCCTACAGACCCTACTGTCTTTTcagctgcttcttcttcttcttcttcttctgcctctttcTCATCTACCGCCTCTGTCTCAGCACTTACTTCTGTCTTGGCCGAGACGGAAGTAGCGGCCAATTGTCCTGCCTCCCGACGTTTTTGCTCCATCTCCGGAGTCTCGCTTTCAACTTTCAACTCATCGTCGGTCATTTTCTTAAACGATTTGTGAGCTGTTGAAGCGTCATCTTTACTCATCTCCTCTGTCAAAGCCTTCTCCACAATATCTTCAGCAGAAGTCTCGGCTTCAGGCTGTACCGCAGAACTCTCCGATTCTTTCGCCTTCAAATCCTTATTTTCCGGCTCTAGTTGATCGTTTTCAGTCATGTTTATTCAATTCAATCAGATAATTGAACAAAAGTGTTTGCCAAACAAGGCGTCTGTTTCATTGATGCTCGCTCTGCTGCTATAAAAAATTTAATTATGTCGCGTTTGATTTAAA is a window encoding:
- the RPL36A gene encoding 60S ribosomal protein L36A; the encoded protein is MAKCLGIAVGLNKGHKVVSKEVAPKPSQRKGRATKRALFVRSLIKEVAGLSPYEKRIIDLIRNSGEKRARKFAKKRLGSQKRAKGKVDEMSNIIAAARRQH
- a CDS encoding uncharacterized protein (BUSCO:EOG09343D2N), yielding MGSLSKFSQCVKPFTRLFSTTQIGCERKYDRVMRRHVKKIVEYKEGDIKPWYLRIPKEASKYPPYPYGEATLFKRSDRGLYGGQQRGKGFQVSEMGNKTPRPWLPNVISKTLWSEALNHGIKMKLTARVLRTITKEGGLDNYVTKDKAARVKELGLFGWRLRYNILKARQVANQPPNYEVVKTAEGKDVKVFYRGNYKGEPIKLTVGRRKLLTKLFPKVKLNTPEVMKFAQFSIDHAETPFADILRECEANDVDLDDVKL
- a CDS encoding uncharacterized protein (EggNog:ENOG41~BUSCO:EOG09341813), which produces MTENDQLEPENKDLKAKESESSAVQPEAETSAEDIVEKALTEEMSKDDASTAHKSFKKMTDDELKVESETPEMEQKRREAGQLAATSVSAKTEVSAETEAVDEKEAEEEEEEEAAEKTVGSVGMAQTVGHTESTESTANSVDSQSQQTETSAKSMSTSSFKSTKSSTSLEGLRKWFTFGKNGNEVTTKETMRYLKKAENFNLALSRFRENKEALLLQPERDQEAVNTCANNLRKTFNEIKTGIEISHDELLIEGIDWEFWSAVVNDYSVVVREKPKELLDNISRGIPKELRGMVWQLICNSKSLLLEEFYRTGKTRNSSYEKLIKRDLARTSFVTNSEVRTKIDDLFDVIKCYSLYDKEVGYTQGMAFITVPLLMNMDASEVFCMLVKLMNNYGFRELYLPEMPGLHLKLYQFDRLLEDQLPDLYLHLQKQGVKSSMYATQWFLTLFGYKFPLDMVLRIYDIVIAEGIESILRFALNLMQKNHERLLTLRFDQLLEFLKEQIFFHYLTADSGEISLETYRLDDFVSDSMNVNILPLMLNRYEAEFNEIQRLERERKQEVEGLRNQNSELLKDIRQIEAAYATLNKGHVGIANEMVKGKVGIANLREENQQLKEKISETTTRLAKLSTQTDLHVDFSGEISNTLDLEIQKTMERNFEVMEENAQLEETLASLDKERESLRKEIHRKSKWSLPKKRLW